From the Paraburkholderia sp. PREW-6R genome, one window contains:
- a CDS encoding SDR family oxidoreductase, protein MGRSINLEGKVALITGASSGLGKRFAQVLSQAGAKVVLASRRTERLKELRAEIEASGGAAHVVSLDVTDYQSIKSAVAHAETEAGTIDILVNNSGVSTTQKLSEVTPADFEYVFDTNTRGAFFVAQEVAKRMIMRGNGAHKPSYRIINIASMAGLRVLPQIGLYSMSKAAVVHMTKAMALEWGKHGINVNAICPGYIDTEINHHHWSTEQGQKLVSLLPRHRVGKPEDLDGLLLLLAADESQFINGSVIAADDGFGLA, encoded by the coding sequence ATGGGCCGTTCGATCAATCTGGAAGGCAAGGTCGCGCTGATTACCGGCGCTTCTAGCGGGTTGGGAAAGCGCTTTGCACAGGTATTGTCGCAGGCGGGCGCGAAGGTCGTGCTGGCGAGCCGCCGCACCGAGCGCCTGAAGGAGTTGCGCGCCGAGATCGAGGCGTCCGGCGGCGCGGCGCACGTGGTTTCGCTCGACGTGACCGATTATCAGAGCATCAAGTCGGCCGTCGCGCATGCCGAGACAGAGGCGGGCACGATCGACATTCTCGTGAACAACTCGGGCGTATCGACCACGCAAAAGCTCTCCGAAGTCACGCCGGCCGACTTCGAATATGTCTTCGACACTAACACGCGCGGCGCTTTCTTCGTCGCGCAGGAAGTGGCCAAGCGCATGATCATGCGCGGCAACGGTGCGCATAAACCGTCGTACCGGATCATCAATATTGCGTCCATGGCGGGTTTGCGCGTGTTGCCGCAAATCGGCCTGTACTCGATGAGCAAGGCGGCGGTCGTTCATATGACGAAGGCCATGGCGCTCGAGTGGGGCAAGCATGGCATCAACGTGAATGCGATCTGCCCGGGCTATATCGACACCGAGATCAACCATCATCACTGGTCTACCGAGCAGGGGCAAAAACTCGTGTCGCTGCTGCCGCGTCATCGCGTGGGCAAGCCGGAAGATCTGGACGGCCTGCTGTTGCTGCTGGCAGCGGACGAGTCGCAGTTCATCAACGGTTCGGTGATTGCGGCAGACGACGGTTTCGGGCTTGCGTGA
- a CDS encoding CBS domain-containing protein, producing MRVSDILKVKGNTLFTVTPDTTLHEAVNAMAEHDIGSLVVMEYGDLVGMLTFREIILTLSENGGSVGTSTIRKVMDDHPLTCTPETDVNEVRRMMLEHHVRYLPVMESRALMGVISFYDVAKAVVEEQGFENRMLKAYIRDWPEEQQEQQQPAR from the coding sequence ATGCGAGTCAGCGACATTCTTAAAGTCAAGGGCAACACCCTCTTCACGGTTACGCCAGATACCACGCTCCACGAAGCCGTCAATGCCATGGCCGAGCACGACATCGGCTCGCTGGTCGTGATGGAGTACGGCGATCTCGTCGGCATGCTGACCTTCCGCGAAATCATCCTGACGCTCAGCGAAAATGGCGGCAGTGTCGGCACGTCGACGATCCGCAAGGTCATGGACGACCACCCGCTCACCTGCACGCCGGAAACGGACGTCAACGAAGTGCGCCGCATGATGCTCGAACATCACGTGCGCTATCTGCCGGTCATGGAAAGCCGCGCGCTGATGGGCGTCATTTCTTTCTACGACGTCGCAAAGGCGGTGGTGGAGGAGCAGGGTTTCGAAAACCGCATGCTCAAGGCTTATATCCGCGACTGGCCGGAAGAGCAGCAGGAACAGCAGCAGCCCGCGCGTTGA
- a CDS encoding alpha/beta hydrolase — MILTVQGQAAYAYCGGKTFDPVMPTAVFIHGAEHDHSVWALQTRYFANHGFGVLAVDLPGHNRSSGPALTTVAAMADWLAALLDAAGVARAFVAGHSMGSLIALDFAGRYPERATHLALLATAAPMAVSDTLLDAARNREADAIGMVNQWSHSTFAAKPSCPGPGFWLHGMNQRLMERVSANGEPNLFHTDFTACNAYTDGLARAAQVRCATRLIVGRRDAMTPPRAARAVAGALADAGVPVDTVTLEAGHALMTEQPDATLDALYSFAVTPPRIGS, encoded by the coding sequence ATGATCCTGACCGTTCAAGGCCAGGCCGCCTATGCGTATTGCGGCGGCAAAACGTTCGACCCCGTTATGCCCACCGCCGTCTTCATTCACGGCGCCGAGCACGACCACAGCGTGTGGGCGCTGCAAACCCGCTACTTTGCCAACCACGGTTTCGGCGTGCTGGCCGTCGACCTGCCCGGACACAACCGCAGCAGCGGACCCGCGCTGACCACGGTTGCGGCGATGGCCGACTGGCTCGCCGCATTGCTGGACGCCGCCGGTGTAGCGCGGGCGTTCGTAGCAGGCCACAGCATGGGCTCGCTGATCGCGCTCGACTTCGCCGGCCGCTACCCGGAACGCGCGACCCACCTGGCGCTTCTCGCGACCGCTGCACCCATGGCCGTCTCCGACACACTGCTCGACGCGGCGCGCAATCGCGAAGCCGACGCGATCGGTATGGTGAACCAGTGGTCGCACTCGACGTTTGCCGCGAAGCCGTCCTGCCCAGGGCCGGGGTTCTGGCTGCACGGCATGAACCAGCGACTCATGGAGCGTGTCTCCGCGAACGGCGAGCCGAACCTGTTCCACACCGATTTCACCGCCTGCAACGCCTATACGGATGGCCTCGCGCGCGCGGCTCAGGTGCGTTGTGCAACGCGCCTGATTGTCGGCCGCCGTGACGCAATGACGCCGCCGCGCGCCGCCCGTGCGGTGGCGGGCGCATTGGCCGACGCCGGCGTACCTGTTGACACCGTCACGCTCGAAGCCGGTCACGCGCTGATGACCGAACAACCCGATGCCACGCTCGATGCGCTCTACAGCTTCGCCGTCACACCGCCTCGCATTGGTTCTTGA
- a CDS encoding tetratricopeptide repeat protein, which yields MNGPNSNSNPDPDPDPDPDPDPDPDPDPDPDPDPDPNPDPGPARNELAALLDRANSSDATAAECLAAGRRLLDQAGRDKALQRDALAVLVRAWRLNRSCDATLLSVIAQTAFTLRDWALVNTATGRLLSNNPADANALVWRAAAVQHRNDFVTAQRLLREALRVVPDHPVVLHKLALCVKEQAHFDEAEALLRRVLAASPDNAHALFDLSELEIRSGRYAQGWMHYEARVAFAGDLNNAQQALAAISPYWQGESLAGKTLVVYGEQGNGDCLWAVRFLPLLAERARREGGRVIFGHDGPLRHLFERSLPHDLALETSLETRPDFHCGLMSLPLRLGIVDATGWGRAYLSAEPALVETWRERIDMHARNEIRARGKKIGLVWNGNPDHIRDVRRSVPVEQLEALLDVPGVSFFALSPGRGETVAQWRARGFNVIDLTAHFQSGFDDVAALLANLDLVVTIDSGPAHLAGALGVRTCLMIDHVSAWFWGDESPATAWYDSIELIRQPRIADWAPVIAKVRETIVMLAGR from the coding sequence ATGAACGGTCCCAACTCCAACTCCAACCCCGATCCCGATCCCGATCCCGATCCCGATCCTGATCCCGATCCCGATCCCGATCCTGATCCCGATCCTGATCCCGATCCCAATCCCGATCCCGGACCCGCCCGCAACGAACTCGCGGCCCTGCTTGACCGCGCAAACTCATCCGACGCAACCGCCGCGGAGTGTCTCGCTGCCGGTCGACGGCTTCTCGATCAGGCTGGGCGTGACAAAGCGCTGCAACGCGACGCGCTTGCCGTGCTGGTGCGCGCGTGGCGGCTCAACCGTTCGTGCGACGCCACGCTGCTGTCCGTCATCGCTCAAACGGCTTTTACGCTGCGCGACTGGGCACTCGTCAACACCGCCACCGGACGGCTGTTGTCGAACAATCCTGCCGATGCCAACGCGCTCGTCTGGCGCGCGGCCGCGGTGCAACATCGCAACGATTTCGTGACCGCTCAGCGTTTGTTGCGCGAAGCGCTTCGCGTCGTCCCGGATCATCCGGTCGTGCTGCACAAGCTTGCGCTATGCGTGAAGGAACAGGCCCATTTTGACGAGGCCGAGGCGCTGCTGCGCCGGGTGCTGGCGGCGTCGCCAGACAATGCTCACGCCCTGTTCGACCTTTCCGAGCTGGAAATCCGCTCGGGTCGCTATGCGCAAGGCTGGATGCATTACGAAGCCCGCGTCGCTTTTGCCGGCGACCTGAACAATGCGCAGCAGGCGCTCGCCGCGATCAGTCCGTATTGGCAGGGCGAATCGCTCGCGGGCAAGACGCTGGTCGTCTATGGTGAGCAGGGCAATGGCGACTGCCTGTGGGCAGTGCGGTTCTTGCCGCTGCTGGCAGAGCGCGCGCGGCGCGAAGGCGGTCGCGTGATTTTTGGCCACGACGGACCGCTGCGGCATTTATTCGAGCGATCGTTGCCGCACGATCTTGCGCTCGAAACGAGTCTTGAAACGCGTCCCGATTTTCATTGCGGGCTGATGAGCCTTCCGCTGCGACTCGGGATTGTCGACGCGACCGGCTGGGGCCGCGCTTATCTGAGCGCCGAGCCCGCACTGGTAGAGACGTGGCGCGAACGAATCGACATGCATGCGCGTAACGAAATCCGTGCGCGAGGCAAGAAGATCGGGCTCGTCTGGAATGGCAACCCGGACCATATCCGCGACGTGCGGCGCTCGGTTCCTGTCGAGCAACTGGAGGCGCTGCTGGATGTGCCGGGCGTGAGTTTTTTCGCGCTGTCGCCGGGACGGGGTGAAACGGTCGCGCAGTGGCGCGCGCGAGGGTTCAACGTAATCGATCTGACCGCTCACTTCCAGTCAGGATTCGACGATGTCGCCGCGTTGCTCGCAAATCTCGATCTGGTCGTTACCATCGACAGCGGCCCTGCGCATCTGGCCGGCGCGCTTGGCGTGCGGACGTGTCTGATGATTGATCACGTGTCGGCGTGGTTCTGGGGCGATGAATCGCCGGCCACGGCCTGGTACGATTCGATCGAGCTGATTCGCCAACCGCGCATCGCCGACTGGGCGCCGGTTATCGCGAAAGTGAGGGAGACAATCGTGATGCTGGCAGGCCGCTAG
- a CDS encoding O-acetylhomoserine aminocarboxypropyltransferase produces the protein MSANRFDTLALHAGAAPDPTTGARATPIYQTTSFSFRDSDHAAALFNMERAGHVYSRISNPTVAVFEERVAALENGAGAVGTASGQAALHLAIVTLMGAGSHIVASGALYGGSHNLLHYTLRRFGIETTFVKPGDLDAWRAALRPNTRLLFGETLGNPGLDVLDIEAVAQIAHEHRVPLLVDSTFTTPYLLKPFEHGADFIYHSATKFLGGHGTTIGGVLVDGGTFDFERSGRFPEFTEPYDGFHGMVFAEESTVAPFLLRARREGLRDFGACLHPQAAWQLLQGIETLPLRMERHVANTRRVVEFLAAHAAVESVAYPELSTHPDHALAKRLLPRGAGAVFSFNLRGDRAAGRSFIEALSLFSHLANVGDARSLVIHPASTTHFRMDAAALAAAGIAEGTIRLSIGLEDPDDLIDDLKRALKAAQKSAGSGSAGPSASPAQASPVPSSATHVPTAQASAAPASAAPASSAPASPAPAFPSRPESA, from the coding sequence ATGTCCGCCAACCGTTTCGATACGCTTGCGCTGCATGCCGGCGCCGCTCCCGATCCCACCACCGGCGCGCGCGCCACGCCGATCTACCAGACTACCTCGTTTTCGTTCCGCGATTCGGACCACGCCGCAGCGCTGTTCAACATGGAGCGCGCCGGCCATGTTTATTCGCGCATCTCGAACCCGACGGTGGCCGTGTTCGAAGAACGCGTCGCCGCGCTCGAAAACGGTGCGGGCGCGGTCGGCACGGCGAGCGGCCAGGCCGCGCTGCATCTGGCGATCGTCACGCTGATGGGCGCGGGTTCGCATATCGTCGCGTCCGGCGCGCTGTACGGCGGCTCGCACAATCTGCTGCATTACACACTGCGACGCTTCGGCATCGAAACGACATTCGTGAAACCCGGCGACCTGGACGCATGGCGCGCCGCGCTGCGTCCAAACACGCGGCTGCTGTTCGGTGAGACGCTTGGCAATCCGGGCCTCGACGTGCTCGATATCGAAGCCGTCGCGCAGATCGCGCACGAACATCGCGTGCCGCTGCTGGTCGACTCGACCTTTACCACGCCGTATCTGCTCAAACCGTTCGAGCACGGCGCGGACTTCATCTATCACTCGGCGACCAAATTCCTCGGCGGCCACGGCACGACCATCGGCGGCGTGCTCGTCGACGGCGGCACATTCGACTTCGAGCGCTCCGGCCGTTTCCCCGAGTTCACCGAGCCTTACGACGGTTTCCACGGCATGGTGTTCGCCGAGGAAAGCACCGTTGCGCCTTTCCTGTTGCGCGCGCGCCGCGAGGGCTTGCGGGATTTCGGCGCCTGTCTGCATCCGCAAGCCGCGTGGCAGTTGCTGCAGGGGATCGAAACACTGCCGCTGCGGATGGAGCGGCACGTCGCCAATACCCGGCGGGTGGTCGAGTTCCTCGCCGCGCACGCGGCCGTCGAGTCGGTCGCGTATCCGGAACTGAGTACGCACCCGGACCATGCGCTCGCAAAGCGCCTGCTGCCGCGCGGTGCCGGCGCCGTTTTCAGCTTCAACCTGCGCGGCGATCGCGCCGCCGGGCGAAGCTTTATCGAGGCCTTGTCGCTGTTTTCACATCTTGCGAATGTCGGCGACGCGCGCTCGCTCGTGATCCATCCTGCCTCCACCACACACTTTCGCATGGACGCGGCTGCACTCGCCGCAGCTGGCATTGCCGAGGGCACGATCCGCCTGTCGATCGGCCTCGAAGATCCAGACGATCTGATCGACGACCTCAAGCGCGCGCTGAAGGCGGCGCAGAAGTCGGCTGGGTCGGGTTCGGCGGGGCCGTCTGCGTCGCCCGCGCAAGCCTCGCCTGTACCATCCTCAGCGACCCACGTCCCAACGGCCCAAGCCTCAGCTGCGCCAGCCTCTGCTGCGCCAGCCTCAAGCGCGCCGGCCTCTCCCGCGCCAGCCTTCCCTTCACGCCCGGAGTCCGCATGA
- a CDS encoding thioesterase family protein — protein MSDFHAVFEMSMPIRWGDMDAFGHVNNTVYFRYMEQVRISWFEQLGLSGGDANGQGPVIVNASMEFLKQLHYPGDVIGRMTVATPGRSSFDTGFELVRADDPHTVYARGAARCVWIDYAAGKSVPVPDVLRDTIERAALVKAA, from the coding sequence ATGAGCGATTTCCACGCAGTGTTTGAGATGTCGATGCCGATCCGTTGGGGCGACATGGACGCATTCGGCCATGTGAACAACACGGTCTATTTCCGTTATATGGAGCAGGTGCGCATTTCCTGGTTCGAACAGCTCGGGCTGAGCGGCGGCGACGCTAACGGGCAGGGGCCGGTGATCGTGAATGCGTCGATGGAATTTCTCAAGCAGCTGCATTATCCCGGCGACGTGATCGGCCGGATGACGGTCGCCACGCCGGGCCGCAGCAGTTTCGACACCGGTTTCGAGCTCGTGCGCGCCGATGATCCGCACACCGTCTATGCACGAGGCGCGGCGCGCTGCGTATGGATCGATTACGCGGCGGGCAAGTCGGTGCCCGTGCCGGATGTGCTGCGCGACACGATCGAACGCGCCGCGCTCGTCAAGGCTGCCTGA
- a CDS encoding Mpo1-like protein has product MAQTAHTDHFANFAEFYPYYLSEHRNTVSRRLHFAGSLGVIGCLAMALATGDWLWLPAAVVCGYGFAWVGHFFFEKNRPATFRHPLYSLMGDWVMFKDVCVGKISL; this is encoded by the coding sequence ATGGCTCAAACCGCGCACACCGATCATTTCGCGAACTTCGCGGAGTTCTACCCGTACTACCTGAGCGAGCATCGCAACACGGTCTCGCGGCGGCTGCACTTTGCAGGATCGCTCGGGGTTATTGGCTGCCTCGCCATGGCACTCGCCACGGGCGACTGGCTATGGCTGCCGGCGGCCGTGGTCTGCGGCTATGGCTTTGCCTGGGTTGGCCACTTCTTCTTCGAGAAAAACCGGCCGGCCACTTTCCGGCATCCGTTGTATAGCCTGATGGGCGACTGGGTCATGTTCAAGGACGTCTGCGTCGGCAAGATTTCTTTATAG
- a CDS encoding MFS transporter produces the protein MSDRPLPAARRATRSTDTHESQFRLLGQRRFAPFFWTQFLGAMNDNVFKIGFTSLVTYQAARFSGVDPKTAAFLISAIFILPFVLFSATSGQIADKYDKAMLTRLVKTFEIVVMLIGGAGFWLHSAPLLYLCTFLMGVHSTVFGPVKYSYLPQHLSKSELVGGNGMVEMGTFVAILVGTIIGGVGAGFVEQGAVVLACACVVIALAGRFVARFVPPTPAPQADLHINWNPFSETWRNLKLARDNRTVFLSLLGISWLWFVGATFLSSFFSFAKNVLSANPDVVTVLLGTFSVGIGLGSLMCEKLSKRRIEIGLVPLGSIGMSVFGIDLFFASHALPPAGHLLDVGEFLARPAHWRVLADLFLLAMFGGFYSVPLYALIQSRSQPSHRARIIAANNILNSLFMIVSALMAVALTSAGFSIPAIFLVTALLNIVVASYIYSLVPEFLLRFIAWVLVHTFYRIRLVHAERIPEEGAAVLVCNHVSFVDAIVIMAESPRPIRFVMDHQIFNAPVAGWVFRHAKAIPIAPAHQDAQLLARAYERCAQALADGDLVCIFPEGKLTKTGEMNPFRHGVSEIVRRTPAPVIPMALRGLWGSVFSRGSDARWPRPISKGVMSRLTLAVGEPLDPAQASPEKLQQIVAELRGARK, from the coding sequence ATGAGCGACCGTCCGTTACCTGCCGCCCGTCGTGCCACCCGTTCCACAGATACGCACGAGTCGCAGTTCAGGCTGCTCGGGCAGCGCCGCTTCGCGCCATTCTTCTGGACGCAATTTCTTGGCGCGATGAACGACAACGTGTTCAAGATCGGCTTCACGTCGCTTGTCACGTATCAGGCGGCGCGCTTTTCCGGTGTCGATCCGAAAACGGCCGCCTTCCTGATCTCGGCAATTTTCATTCTGCCGTTCGTGCTCTTCTCCGCTACCTCCGGCCAGATCGCGGACAAGTATGACAAGGCGATGCTCACGCGGCTCGTGAAGACGTTCGAGATCGTGGTCATGCTGATCGGCGGCGCGGGCTTCTGGCTCCATAGCGCGCCGCTGCTGTACCTGTGCACGTTTCTGATGGGTGTCCACTCAACCGTCTTCGGCCCGGTGAAGTACTCGTACCTGCCGCAGCATCTGTCGAAGTCGGAACTGGTCGGCGGCAACGGCATGGTCGAAATGGGCACGTTCGTGGCCATTCTGGTCGGCACGATCATCGGCGGCGTGGGCGCGGGTTTTGTCGAGCAGGGCGCGGTGGTGCTGGCCTGCGCGTGCGTCGTGATCGCGCTGGCGGGGCGCTTCGTGGCGCGCTTCGTCCCGCCCACGCCCGCGCCGCAGGCCGATCTGCATATCAACTGGAATCCGTTTAGCGAGACGTGGCGCAACCTCAAGCTGGCGCGCGACAATCGCACGGTGTTTCTGAGCCTGCTCGGCATTTCATGGCTATGGTTCGTGGGCGCGACGTTCCTGTCGTCTTTCTTCAGCTTCGCAAAGAACGTGCTTTCCGCTAACCCGGACGTAGTAACCGTTCTGCTCGGCACGTTCTCGGTCGGTATAGGTCTTGGTTCGCTGATGTGCGAAAAGCTGTCCAAGCGGCGCATCGAGATTGGTCTGGTGCCGCTTGGGTCGATCGGCATGAGCGTGTTCGGCATCGATCTCTTTTTTGCGAGCCACGCGCTGCCTCCAGCCGGACATCTGCTGGACGTCGGCGAATTTCTCGCGCGTCCCGCGCATTGGCGCGTGCTCGCCGATCTGTTCCTGCTCGCGATGTTCGGCGGTTTCTACAGCGTGCCGCTCTATGCGCTGATCCAGAGCCGCAGCCAGCCGAGCCACCGCGCGCGCATCATCGCCGCGAACAATATCCTGAACTCATTGTTCATGATCGTTTCAGCGCTGATGGCCGTGGCGCTGACTTCGGCCGGCTTCAGCATTCCAGCCATTTTCCTCGTCACGGCGCTGCTCAACATCGTCGTGGCAAGCTACATCTATTCGCTCGTGCCCGAGTTCCTGCTGCGCTTTATCGCGTGGGTGCTGGTGCACACGTTCTACCGGATTCGCCTCGTGCACGCCGAGCGCATACCGGAAGAGGGCGCGGCCGTGCTGGTCTGCAACCACGTGAGTTTTGTCGATGCGATCGTGATCATGGCCGAAAGCCCAAGGCCCATCCGTTTCGTGATGGATCATCAGATCTTCAACGCGCCCGTTGCGGGTTGGGTATTCCGTCACGCGAAGGCGATCCCGATCGCGCCGGCCCATCAGGACGCGCAATTGCTCGCCCGTGCGTATGAGCGCTGCGCCCAGGCGCTGGCTGATGGCGACCTGGTCTGCATCTTCCCCGAAGGTAAGCTGACCAAGACCGGTGAAATGAACCCGTTTCGCCATGGCGTGAGCGAAATCGTTCGCCGTACGCCGGCGCCGGTCATTCCAATGGCGCTGCGCGGGTTGTGGGGCAGCGTGTTTTCGCGTGGCAGCGACGCGCGCTGGCCACGTCCGATCAGCAAGGGCGTGATGAGCCGGTTGACGCTCGCGGTGGGCGAGCCGCTCGACCCGGCGCAGGCGTCGCCTGAAAAGCTGCAGCAGATTGTGGCGGAACTGCGCGGGGCGCGGAAGTGA
- a CDS encoding electron transfer flavoprotein-ubiquinone oxidoreductase, translated as MTPASLIEQYGPRESMEYDVVIVGGGPAGLSAAIRLKQLAAEKGVEIGVCVLEKGSEVGAHILSGAVMDPRAITELIPDWKEKGAPLTVDVTEDRFLFLTETGSKSVPTWALPDNFKNHGNYVVSLANVTRWLGQQAEALGVEIFPGFPAAEILYNDDGSVKGVATGNLGIGKDGQPTENFQLGMELHAKYTLFCEGARGHLGRQLNDKFRLREGVDPQVYGIGIKELWEIDPAKHKPGLVMHTAGWPLENDTYGGSFLYHMDNNQVVVGFVVGLGYSNPYLSPFEEFQRYKTHPAIRAVLEGGKRVSYGARAITAGGLMSLPKLVFPGGALVGDDAGFLNASRIKGSHAAIKTGMLAADAAFEAVQAGRTSDELTAYPESFKTSWLHTELYRARNFKQWMSKGLYLGTLMVGIEQKLLGGNVPWTLHHQHWDHEMLKPASQCKPIVYPKPDGKLTFDRLSSVFISNTNHEENQPAHLTLKDPSVPVNVNWQTYAGPESRYCPAQVYEFVKNDDGSERLVINAQNCVHCKTCDIKDPTQNIVWVTPEGGGGPNYPNM; from the coding sequence ATGACCCCCGCAAGCCTCATTGAGCAATACGGACCACGCGAGTCGATGGAATACGACGTCGTGATCGTCGGCGGAGGCCCGGCTGGCCTGTCCGCGGCGATCCGCCTGAAGCAGCTGGCGGCTGAAAAGGGCGTCGAGATCGGTGTGTGCGTACTGGAAAAGGGCTCGGAGGTCGGGGCGCATATCCTGTCGGGCGCGGTGATGGACCCGCGCGCGATCACAGAACTGATTCCGGACTGGAAGGAAAAAGGCGCGCCGCTCACGGTGGACGTGACCGAAGACAGATTCCTGTTCCTCACCGAAACCGGTTCGAAGAGCGTGCCCACCTGGGCGCTGCCGGATAACTTCAAAAACCACGGCAACTACGTGGTGAGCCTCGCGAACGTCACGCGCTGGCTGGGTCAGCAGGCCGAAGCGCTGGGCGTGGAAATCTTCCCGGGCTTCCCCGCCGCTGAAATTCTGTACAACGACGATGGTTCGGTCAAAGGCGTCGCGACCGGCAATCTCGGCATCGGCAAGGACGGTCAGCCGACCGAAAACTTCCAGCTCGGCATGGAGCTGCACGCGAAATACACACTCTTCTGCGAAGGCGCGCGCGGGCATCTGGGTCGTCAACTGAACGATAAATTCAGGCTGCGCGAAGGCGTCGATCCGCAGGTGTATGGAATCGGCATCAAGGAATTGTGGGAAATCGATCCGGCAAAACACAAGCCGGGTCTGGTCATGCACACAGCCGGCTGGCCGCTCGAAAACGACACGTACGGCGGCTCGTTTCTCTATCACATGGACAACAACCAGGTGGTGGTGGGCTTCGTCGTGGGCCTCGGCTATTCGAATCCGTACCTGTCGCCGTTCGAAGAATTCCAGCGCTACAAGACGCACCCGGCAATCCGAGCGGTGCTCGAAGGCGGCAAGCGCGTGTCATATGGCGCGCGCGCGATCACCGCAGGCGGGTTGATGTCGCTGCCGAAGCTGGTGTTTCCGGGCGGTGCGCTGGTGGGCGACGACGCGGGATTCCTGAACGCATCGCGGATCAAGGGCTCGCACGCGGCGATCAAGACCGGCATGCTGGCCGCAGACGCGGCGTTCGAAGCCGTGCAGGCAGGTCGCACGAGCGACGAACTCACCGCGTATCCGGAGTCGTTCAAGACCTCGTGGCTGCACACCGAGCTGTATCGGGCGCGCAATTTCAAGCAGTGGATGAGCAAGGGCCTGTACCTCGGCACGCTGATGGTCGGCATCGAGCAGAAGCTGCTGGGCGGCAACGTGCCGTGGACGCTGCACCACCAGCACTGGGATCACGAGATGCTCAAACCGGCTTCGCAGTGCAAGCCGATCGTGTATCCGAAGCCGGATGGCAAGCTCACGTTCGACCGCTTGTCCTCGGTGTTCATTTCGAACACGAATCACGAGGAAAATCAGCCGGCTCATTTGACGCTGAAAGATCCGTCGGTGCCGGTGAACGTGAACTGGCAGACGTATGCGGGTCCGGAATCGCGTTACTGCCCGGCGCAGGTGTACGAGTTCGTGAAGAACGACGACGGCAGCGAACGCCTCGTGATCAACGCGCAGAATTGCGTGCACTGCAAGACGTGCGATATCAAGGACCCGACGCAGAACATCGTATGGGTAACGCCAGAAGGTGGCGGCGGCCCGAACTATCCGAATATGTGA
- the aroC gene encoding chorismate synthase, with the protein MSGNTLGTLFTVTTFGESHGPAIGCVIDGCPPGMALVEADIQLELDRRKPGTSRHVTQRQEEDKVEILSGVFEGQTTGAPIALLIRNTDQRSKDYGNIADTFRPGHADYTYWQKYGIRDYRGGGRSSARLTAPTVAAGAVAKKWLREKFGTEIRGYMAALGEINVPFVDWAHVRENPFFVPNAEIVPQLETYMDALRKDGDSIGARINVVASGVPVGLGEPLFDRLDADIAHAMMGINAVKGVEIGAGFASVAQRGSVHGDELTPEGFVGNHAGGVLGGISTGQDITVSIAIKPTSSIRTPRRSIDKAGQEVVVETFGRHDPCVGIRATPIAESMLALVLIDHALRHRAQCGDVAVSTPKIAASAP; encoded by the coding sequence ATGTCCGGCAACACCCTCGGTACGCTCTTCACTGTCACGACCTTCGGCGAATCACACGGCCCCGCCATCGGCTGCGTGATCGACGGTTGCCCGCCGGGCATGGCGCTTGTCGAAGCGGACATCCAGCTGGAACTCGACCGGCGCAAGCCTGGCACGTCGCGCCACGTCACGCAGCGCCAGGAAGAGGACAAGGTCGAGATACTGTCCGGCGTGTTCGAAGGGCAGACTACCGGTGCGCCGATCGCGCTGCTGATTCGCAATACCGATCAGCGCAGCAAGGACTACGGCAATATCGCCGACACGTTCCGCCCCGGCCACGCCGATTACACCTACTGGCAAAAATACGGCATTCGCGACTATCGCGGCGGCGGCCGTTCATCGGCGCGCCTGACTGCGCCCACGGTGGCGGCAGGCGCGGTCGCGAAGAAATGGCTGCGCGAGAAGTTCGGCACCGAGATTCGTGGCTACATGGCGGCGCTCGGCGAGATCAACGTGCCTTTCGTCGATTGGGCGCACGTGCGCGAAAACCCGTTCTTCGTGCCGAACGCCGAGATCGTGCCGCAACTCGAAACCTATATGGACGCGCTGCGCAAAGACGGCGATTCGATCGGCGCGCGCATCAACGTGGTGGCCTCGGGCGTGCCGGTGGGTCTCGGTGAGCCGCTCTTCGACCGCCTGGACGCGGACATTGCGCATGCAATGATGGGCATCAACGCGGTAAAGGGCGTGGAAATCGGCGCGGGCTTTGCGAGCGTCGCGCAACGCGGCTCTGTGCACGGCGATGAACTGACGCCGGAAGGCTTCGTCGGCAATCACGCCGGCGGCGTGCTTGGCGGTATTTCGACCGGGCAGGACATTACCGTGTCGATCGCGATCAAACCAACGTCGAGCATTCGCACGCCGCGTCGTTCCATCGACAAGGCGGGGCAGGAGGTCGTCGTCGAAACGTTCGGGCGGCACGATCCGTGTGTCGGCATTCGCGCCACGCCGATCGCTGAATCCATGCTTGCGCTCGTGCTCATCGATCATGCGCTGCGGCATCGCGCGCAATGCGGCGATGTGGCAGTCAGCACGCCGAAGATCGCGGCTAGCGCGCCTTAA